Proteins encoded by one window of Salmo trutta chromosome 17, fSalTru1.1, whole genome shotgun sequence:
- the LOC115152187 gene encoding carbohydrate sulfotransferase 1-like has product MHVGCRGGGGGGRMECSWKTVLLLVCASLGVQYTAIRTLRDSLSGPCHGGVYHCQSRQPKDSRWRALCDDSMLPIEMSAAASRRHILLFTTTRSGSSFTGQLFNQHPGIFYVFEPLYHVQQAFTNSSSRLRRALDRRALLGAYRDLLLNLYTCDLRFLENYIRPEPQEHITGSFFRRSSSRALCSPPVCPEGGEGASGGQPDETWCPKKCGALNLTLASMACLSRGHVAIKTVRVPEVGDLRTLTEDPRLDLRIVHLVRDPRAILASRMMAFSEQFHAWKIWNATGRKPRYVDLSQITSTCRDMAESAETGLQRPAWLRGRYLLVRYEDLALNPAEKARELYKFVGLEMDENVRSWIAQNTNNSVPSTSEWNYKYSTTRDSKATAESWRLRLGFDIVRTLQTLCNDTLSLLGYRAVHSVADLRNMSNSLVEPRTFQTLL; this is encoded by the exons ATG CATGTAGGATGTaggggcggaggaggaggaggcaggatgGAGTGCTCCTGGAAGACAGTGCTGTTGCTGGTTTGTGCCTCTCTGGGGGTCCAGTACACAGCCATCCGCACCCTGAGGGACTCCCTGTCTGGGCCCTGCCACGGTGGCGTCTACCACTGCCAGAGTCGACAGCCCAAAG ACTCCAGGTGGAGAGCTCTGTGTGACGACAGCATGTTGCCCATAGAGATGTCGGCTGCGGCCTCCCGGCGCCACATCCTCCTGTTCACCACCACGCGCAGCGGCTCCTCCTTCACTGGCCAGCTCTTCAACCAGCACCCTGGAATCTTCTATGTGTTCGAGCCCCTTTACCACGTCCAACAGGCCTTCACCAACTCCAGCAGCAGGCTGCGTCGGGCCCTGGACCGCCGGGCCCTGCTGGGGGCCTACCGGGACCTCCTCCTCAACCTCTACACCTGCGACCTGCGCTTCCTGGAAAACTACATCCGCCCCGAGCCCCAGGAACACATCACTGGGTCCTTCTTTCGCCGTAGCTCCAGCCGAGCACTCTGCTCCCCCCCTGTGTGCCCCGAGGGTGGGGAGGGGGCctctgggggtcagcctgatgagaCCTGGTGCCCCAAGAAGTGTGGTGCGCTGAACCTCACCCTGGCCTCCATGGCATGTCTGTCGCGGGGTCACGTGGCCATCAAAACAGTTCGTGTTCCGGAGGTGGGGGACCTGCGTACCCTGACTGAGGACCCACGGCTGGACCTCAGGATCGTCCACTTGGTGCGCGACCCCAGAGCCATCCTGGCCTCACGGATGATGGCCTTCTCTGAGCAGTTCCACGCCTGGAAGATCTGGAATGCTACAGGCAGGAAGCCACGCTACGTGGACCTATCGCAGATCACCAGCACCTGTAGGGACATGGCGGAGTCggcagagacagggctgcagagGCCGGCGTGGCTGCGTGGACGCTACCTCCTGGTCCGCTACGAGGACCTGGCCCTCAACCCAGCGGAGAAGGCCCGGGAGCTATACAAGTTTGTGGGACTGGAGATGGATGAGAACGTGCGCTCGTGGATCGCACAGAACACCAACAACAGCGTGCCTTCTACGTCCGAGTGGAACTATAAGTACTCCACCACCAGAGACTCCAAAGCCACAGCGGAGAGCTGGAGGCTAAGACTAGGGTTTGATATAGTGAGGACTTTGCAGACTCTCTGCAATGATACACTCTCTCTTCTAGGCTACAGGGCGGTCCACTCTGTTGCTGATCTCAGAAACATGTCGAATAGTTTGGTGGAGCCCAGGACATTTCAGACTCTCCTATAA